The Argiope bruennichi chromosome 9, qqArgBrue1.1, whole genome shotgun sequence genome contains a region encoding:
- the LOC129985175 gene encoding uncharacterized protein LOC129985175 codes for MEGNEMNVFNQSLSLESEKDDSLSDNISRYNKSGFRHFVEESTLRNVSLDELEELSDQGCVSGVDGNIRRTPSSVSSEQPIQFAIILEWHNSYFISTEGILRIALLICTMISLACVASAGNRNADVLDMPFASCVRAHIFVTVLAILINVAFSILNVTAVIGSFPLYWNAIDAAVHGSLCALLLFSSVMLLHAEHMIHTHEPPITEWSKLQLAVSAIFGILSTIVCGLLAILRSCARKIPPASDDIVLTSLRSS; via the exons atggaagGAAATGAAATGAACGTTTTTAACCAATCACTTTCATTAGAAAGTGAGAAAGACGATAGTTTAAGTGATAACATATCGCGTTACAATAAAAGTGGATTTAGACATTTCGTCGAAGAATCTACACTTAGAAATGTTTCATTAGATGAACTTGAGGAATTAAGTGACCAAGGATGTGTATCGGGTGTTGATGGAAATATCAGAAGAACACCTAGTTCTGTCAGTAGTGAGCAGCCAATACAGTTTGCTATCATATTAGAGTGGCATAATAGCTATTTCATTAGCACAGAAGGCATTTTAAGAATTGCTTTGTTG atTTGTACAATGATAAGTTTAGCCTGTGTTGCCAGTGCTGGAAACAGAAATGCTGATGTTTTGGACATGCCATTTGCATCATGTGTTCGTGCTCATATTTTTGTTACAGTTCTTGCTATTCTCATCAACGTTGCATTCTCCATCCTTAATGTGACTGCTGTCATTGGGAGTTTCCCTCTTTACTGGAATGCTATT GATGCTGCTGTGCATGGGAGTTTATGTGCTCTTCTTCTATTTTCTTCTGTCATGCTTCTACATGCTGAGCACATGATTCACACTCATGAACCTCCCATTACAGAGTGGTCAAAGTTGCAGCTTGCTGTATCAGCT atttttggTATCTTAAGTACAATTGTCTGTGGTTTGCTTGCTATATTGCGTTCCTGTGCCAGGAAAATTCCACCTGCTTCTGATGACATTGTCCTCACTTCTTTACGATCCAGCTAA